Proteins from a genomic interval of Bifidobacterium longum subsp. infantis ATCC 15697 = JCM 1222 = DSM 20088:
- a CDS encoding LacI family DNA-binding transcriptional regulator, translating to MAVTMRDVAKAAGVSPASVSFALRGDPRIKQETARHIIDVANRMNYSVNITAKSLRSGRTGVIEAAVFQLDRPFYAQLLAGVSNAAFDRGIQAVAQQISTGKVGHEKSILEKVANKFCDGVILSAGGLSDAEIIELSRGKPVVLLDDQSYQGPFDSVFTPCENGAEAAVTHLFEIGCERVGLVGTDFMPADQARRSMHVGDRRLIGCHRAFERHERTLTKADTIQLFDWDTDDAYRAVSRRIEEGDFPFDGLFCMTDAIAFGTLRALREHGIGVPDDVAVIGFDGVREGSYSAPTLSTIAVDIDKLAREAVDILCERIEEGRYGAPAMPKHVTVGYEVLVRESSNRTR from the coding sequence ATGGCGGTGACGATGCGTGATGTCGCGAAGGCGGCGGGTGTCTCTCCTGCGTCCGTGTCGTTCGCCCTGCGCGGCGATCCCAGAATTAAACAAGAAACGGCACGGCACATCATCGACGTGGCCAATCGGATGAACTATTCGGTCAACATCACTGCCAAGAGCCTGCGTTCGGGGCGAACCGGCGTGATCGAGGCCGCCGTTTTCCAGCTTGACCGGCCGTTCTACGCGCAGCTGCTCGCCGGCGTGTCGAATGCGGCGTTCGACCGCGGCATCCAGGCCGTGGCGCAGCAGATCTCGACCGGCAAGGTCGGCCATGAGAAAAGCATCCTCGAGAAGGTCGCCAACAAGTTCTGCGACGGCGTGATCCTGAGCGCGGGCGGCCTGAGCGACGCCGAGATCATTGAGCTAAGCAGGGGCAAGCCGGTGGTGCTGCTCGATGACCAGTCGTACCAAGGGCCGTTCGACTCGGTGTTCACACCGTGCGAGAACGGCGCCGAGGCCGCGGTGACGCACCTGTTCGAGATAGGGTGCGAGCGCGTCGGGCTGGTCGGTACGGACTTCATGCCGGCCGACCAGGCGCGCCGGTCGATGCACGTGGGCGACCGACGTCTGATCGGCTGCCATCGCGCGTTCGAGCGGCATGAGCGCACGCTGACCAAGGCCGACACGATCCAGCTGTTCGACTGGGACACCGACGACGCGTACCGCGCGGTTTCGCGGCGCATCGAGGAGGGGGACTTCCCGTTCGACGGGCTGTTCTGCATGACCGACGCGATCGCTTTCGGCACGTTGCGCGCGTTGCGCGAGCATGGCATCGGCGTGCCGGACGACGTGGCGGTGATCGGCTTCGACGGCGTGCGCGAGGGATCGTACAGCGCGCCGACGCTGAGCACGATCGCGGTGGACATCGACAAGCTTGCCCGCGAGGCCGTCGACATCCTGTGCGAGCGCATCGAGGAGGGGCGTTACGGCGCGCCGGCCATGCCCAAGCATGTCACGGTGGGTTATGAGGTGCTGGTGCGCGAGTCGTCCAACCGCACGCGCTGA
- a CDS encoding beta-galactosidase, with protein sequence MTDTMAHTQPASPASPASPAPTITAPGGRFVFGGDWNPEQWDESTWADDIAKLERAGINEATINVFSWALIQPDESRYDFAMLDRIVDLLVAHDFGFVLATSTGALPAWIAQRYPDATRTDYEGRRHRFGVRHNACPNSPNFLRLAGALAGKLAERYGANDHLIAWHISNELGGRCYCDNCAAAFRVWLERKYGSIEALNRAWNANFWSHTYADFAQILPPNAISDGLDGERATLSACSIDYKRFQSDSLLGTYVTERDAIRAFDAMHPITTNLMDTYEGADYFRWGREMDVISWDDYPFPHTTPSDNAFKHDLMRGVGDGRPFMLMESTPNQTNWQECNVLRAPGRMRAESYQAVAHGADTVQYFQLKQSRGGFEKYHGAVISHGGREDERVYGEVRALGGELAAHGARFVGGLTEAPVALMFDWDSYWSTENISLLPKGFDYPDQVRRWYAPFHHRNIAVDVVPEDIDAGRLAGYRVLVAPALMMAKPGVRELVEGFVRAGGTFLATVMAGMHDEHDNVILGGYPGAFREVCGMRMEEMDMIPDGRDVRVVFGSGEGEDADTDGSRVSLVAGLIKLDGGARPLAAYAGDVFYRGTPAVTVNDFGAGTAYFAGAVLDEAGMDAVVGDVVRRAGVTGIVSPEPVEVVTRRYPSRGESLTFVINHADTATAWQDTPFAGCESVLDGTVLGRDLVLEPYGVTVVRTAA encoded by the coding sequence ATGACCGACACCATGGCACACACCCAACCCGCATCACCCGCATCACCCGCATCGCCTGCACCGACCATCACCGCACCGGGCGGCCGCTTCGTCTTCGGCGGCGACTGGAACCCCGAGCAGTGGGACGAATCCACCTGGGCGGACGACATCGCCAAACTCGAACGCGCCGGCATCAACGAGGCCACCATCAACGTGTTCTCCTGGGCGCTGATCCAGCCGGACGAGAGCCGCTACGACTTCGCCATGCTCGACCGCATCGTCGACCTGCTGGTCGCGCACGACTTCGGCTTCGTCCTGGCCACGTCCACCGGCGCGCTACCCGCATGGATCGCGCAACGCTACCCCGACGCCACGCGCACCGACTACGAAGGCCGTCGCCACCGCTTCGGCGTGCGGCACAACGCCTGCCCGAATTCGCCGAACTTCCTGCGCCTGGCCGGCGCGCTGGCCGGCAAGCTCGCCGAACGCTACGGCGCCAACGACCATCTGATCGCCTGGCACATCTCCAACGAGCTCGGCGGCCGCTGCTACTGCGACAACTGCGCCGCCGCCTTCCGCGTCTGGCTCGAACGCAAGTACGGTTCGATCGAGGCGTTGAACCGCGCGTGGAACGCGAACTTCTGGAGCCATACCTACGCCGATTTCGCCCAGATCCTACCGCCGAACGCGATCAGCGACGGACTGGACGGCGAGCGCGCCACTCTGTCCGCCTGCAGCATCGACTACAAGCGGTTCCAGTCCGACTCGCTGCTGGGCACCTACGTCACCGAGCGCGACGCGATCCGCGCGTTCGACGCGATGCATCCGATCACCACGAACCTCATGGACACCTACGAGGGTGCCGATTATTTCCGTTGGGGGCGCGAGATGGACGTGATCAGCTGGGACGATTATCCGTTCCCGCACACCACGCCTTCCGACAATGCGTTCAAGCACGATCTGATGCGCGGCGTGGGCGACGGCAGGCCGTTCATGCTCATGGAGTCGACGCCGAACCAGACGAACTGGCAGGAGTGCAACGTACTGCGCGCGCCCGGGCGGATGCGTGCGGAAAGCTATCAGGCGGTCGCGCATGGCGCGGATACCGTGCAGTATTTCCAGCTCAAGCAGTCGCGCGGCGGGTTCGAGAAGTACCATGGCGCGGTGATCTCGCACGGCGGGCGCGAGGACGAGCGCGTGTACGGCGAGGTGCGTGCGCTCGGCGGCGAGCTGGCGGCGCACGGCGCGCGGTTCGTGGGCGGTCTGACCGAGGCGCCGGTCGCGCTGATGTTCGACTGGGATTCGTATTGGTCGACCGAGAACATTTCGTTGCTGCCGAAGGGCTTCGACTATCCGGATCAGGTGCGGCGCTGGTATGCGCCGTTCCACCACCGCAACATCGCGGTGGATGTGGTGCCGGAAGACATTGACGCCGGGCGGCTGGCGGGCTATCGCGTGCTGGTCGCGCCGGCGCTCATGATGGCCAAGCCGGGCGTTCGTGAGCTGGTCGAGGGGTTCGTGCGCGCCGGCGGCACGTTCCTGGCGACGGTGATGGCAGGCATGCACGACGAGCATGACAACGTGATCCTCGGCGGATACCCGGGCGCGTTCCGTGAGGTGTGCGGAATGCGCATGGAGGAGATGGACATGATCCCGGACGGCCGCGACGTGCGTGTCGTGTTCGGTTCGGGCGAGGGCGAGGACGCGGACACGGACGGGTCCCGGGTCTCGCTGGTTGCCGGGCTGATCAAGCTCGACGGCGGGGCGCGCCCTCTGGCGGCCTACGCCGGCGACGTGTTCTACCGGGGTACGCCGGCGGTGACGGTGAACGATTTCGGCGCGGGCACGGCGTATTTCGCCGGTGCGGTGCTGGACGAGGCCGGCATGGACGCCGTGGTCGGCGACGTGGTGCGCCGGGCCGGCGTTACCGGCATCGTCTCGCCGGAGCCGGTGGAGGTGGTTACGCGGCGGTACCCGTCACGCGGGGAGTCGTTGACGTTCGTGATCAACCATGCGGATACGGCCACGGCGTGGCAGGATACGCCGTTCGCCGGATGCGAGTCGGTGCTTGACGGCACGGTACTGGGCAGGGATCTGGTGCTGGAGCCGTACGGCGTGACGGTGGTGCGCACCGCGGCATGA